Proteins encoded together in one Prionailurus viverrinus isolate Anna chromosome B1, UM_Priviv_1.0, whole genome shotgun sequence window:
- the TLR2 gene encoding toll-like receptor 2, producing the protein MSRVLWTVWVLGAVTSLSKEVAPHQTSLSCDSTGVCEGHSRSLNSIPSGLTAAVRSLDLSNNEITYIGNSDLQGCVNLRALRLESNEINTIEEDSFFSLGSLEHLDLSYNHISNLSSSWFRPLSSLKFLNLLGNPYKSLGQTPLFSQLTTLRILKVGNIYSFTAIQEKDFAGLTFLEELEIDASNLQKYEPESLKSIQNISHLALRMKQPDLLLEIFVDLLSSVEHLELRDTHLNTLHFSKASINETNTSIKKWTFRNVKITDGSFSELVKLLNYVSGVLEVEFEDCTLHGLGDFDVSDMGKIGSVGGIETLTVRRLVIPYFYSFRDLSSVYSLTERVKRVTVESSKVFLVPCLLSQHLKSLEYLDLSDNLMVEEYLRNAACEHAWPLLQTLILRQNRLKSLEKTGETLLTLKNLINLDISKNSYLSMPETCQWPEKLKYLNLSNTRIYSLTRCIPWTLEILDISNNNLDSLSLTLPQLKELYISRNKLKTLPDASFLPTLQVMRISRNAINTFSKEQLDSFQRLTTLEAGGNNFICSCEFLSFTREQQALAQTLTDWPDNYLCDSPFYVRGQRVQDTHLPASECHRAALVSVVCCVLFLLILLTGVLCHRFHGLWYLKMMWAWLQAKRKPRKAPQRDLCYDAFVSYSERDSHWVENLMVQELEHFDPPFKLCLHKRDFIPGKWIIDNIIDSIEKSHKTIFVLSENFVKSEWCKYELDFSHFRLFDENNDAVILILLEPIEKKAIPQRFCKLRKIMNTKTYLEWPTDEAQQEGFWLNLRTAIKS; encoded by the coding sequence ATGTCACGTGTTTTGTGGACAGTATGGGTCTTGGGGGCTGTAACCAGCCTCTCCAAGGAAGTGGCCCCTCATCAGACTTCTCTGTCCTGTGACTCCACGGGCGTCTGCGAGGGCCACTCCAGATCTTTAAACTCTATCCCCTCAGGACTCACGGCGGCTGTGAGAAGCCTTGACCTCTCCAACAATGAGATCACCTACATTGGCAACAGTGACCTGCAGGGCTGTGTGAACCTCAGGGCTCTGAGGCTGGAGTCTAATGAAATTAACACGATAgaggaagattcttttttttccctggggAGTCTCGAACATTTGGACTTATCCTATAATCACATATCTAATTTATCATCCTCATGGTTCAGGCCCCTTTCTTCCTTGAAGTTTTTAAACTTGCTGGGAAATCCTTACAAATCACTTGGGCAAACACCTCTTTTTTCTCAGCTCACAACTTTGCGAATTCTGAAAGTGGGAAATATTTACAGTTTCACTGCGATTCAGGAAAAGGATTTTGCTGGGCTGACTTTTCTTGAGGAACTTGAGATTGATGCTTCAAATCTCCAGAAGTATGAGCCAGAGAGTTTGAAGTCCATTCAGAACATCAGCCATCTGGCCCTTCGTATGAAACAGCCTGATTTACTGCTGGAGATTTTTGTAGATCTTTTAAGTTCTGTGGAACATTTGGAACTGAGAGATACTCATTTGAAcactttacatttttcaaaagcatcCATCAATGAAACAAATACGTCGATTAAAAAGTGGACGTTTAGAAACGTGAAAATCACTGATGGAAGTTTTAGCGAACTTGTAAAACTGTTGAATTACGTTTCTGGAGTGTTAGAAGTAGAGTTTGAGGACTGTACTCTCCATGGGCTTGGAGACTTTGACGTATCTGACATGGGCAAAATTGGAAGTGTAGGTGGGATAGAGACATTAACAGTACGGAGGTTGGTCATTCCATACTTCTACTCGTTTCGTGATCTGAGTAGTGTGTATTCACTTACGGAAAGAGTTAAAAGAGTCACAGTAGAAAGCAGTAAGGTGTTTCTGGTTCCTTGTTTACTTTCACAACATTTAAAATCATTAGAATATTTGGATCTCAGTGACAATTTAATGGTTGAAGAATACTTGAGAAATGCAGCCTGTGAGCATGCCTGGCCCCTCCTACAAACCTTAATTTTAAGGCAAAATCGTTTGAAATCATTAGAAAAAACTGGAGAAACTTTGCTTACTCTGAAAAACTTGATTAACCTTGATATTAGTAAGAACAGTTATCTTTCTATGCCTGAAACTTGTCAGTGGCCAGAAAAGTTGAAATATTTGAACTTATCCAACACCAGAATATACAGCTTAACCCGATGCATCCCCTGGACACTGGAAATTTTAGATATTAGCAATAACAATCTCGATTCACTTTCTCTGACTTTGCCACAACTCAAAGAACTTTATATTTCCAGAAATAAGTTGAAGACTCTACCAGATGCCTCCTTCTTACCCACGTTACAGGTCATGAGAATCAGCAGAAATGCAATAAACACTTTCTCTAAGGAGCAACTTGATTCTTTTCAAAGACTGACGACTTTGGAAGCTGGCGGCAACAATTTCATTTGCTCCTGTGAATTCCTGTCTTTCACGCGGGAGCAGCAAGCACTGGCCCAGACCCTGACCGACTGGCCAGACAATTACCTGTGTGACTCTCCATTCTATGTGCGGGGCCAGCGGGTTCAGGACACCCATCTCCCAGCTTCTGAATGCCACAGGGCAGCTCTGGTGTCTGTCGTGTGCTGTGTCCTTTTCTTGTTGATCCTGCTCACGGGGGTTCTGTGCCACCGTTTCCACGGGCTGTGGTACCTGAAAATGATGTGGGCTTGGCTCCAGGCCAAAAGGAAGCCCAGGAAAGCTCCCCAGCGGGACCTCTGTTATGACGCCTTTGTGTCTTACAGCGAGCGGGATTCCCACTGGGTGGAGAACCTTATGGTCCAGGAGCTGGAGCACTTCGACCCTCCCTTCAAGTTGTGTCTTCACAAGCGGGACTTCATTCCCGGCAAATGGATTATCGACAACATCATCGACTCCATCGAGAAGAGCCACAAAACCATCTTTGTGCTTTCTGAAAACTTTGTGAAGAGTGAGTGGTGCAAGTACGAGCTGGACTTCTCCCACTTCCGTCTGTTTGATGAGAACAACGATGCTGTCATTCTCATTCTTCTGGAGCCCATTGAGAAAAAGGCCATCCCCCAGCGTTTCTGTAAGCTGCGGAAGATAATGAACACCAAGACCTACCTGGAGTGGCCCACAGACGAAGCTCAGCAGGAAGGGTTTTGGTTAAACTTGAGAACTGCAATAAAGTCCTAG